The Euphorbia lathyris chromosome 4, ddEupLath1.1, whole genome shotgun sequence genomic interval AGCACCATTAATCATTAGAACCCCAAGTATAAAGCACAAATAACCAAGCCATACGATCCATGTTTTCCAAAATTACTTATTGAAGTATGGTTGAATACATTAATCTTAGTTCAGAGTTCAGTAAGTAGTTCAGATATATATAATGTGGTAAACATGATTTCAATTTTAAAGCTTAAAAATCTAAGATGCTCTAAAATAGTGCTAAGGTTGATACATAAGATTCTATGTCCCATGTCATTGGTGCAGGATTAGAGCTCTTCTTTAAACACTGAACTCTAAACTAAGAAGTAAGAAGTGGCGAATTAGTAAAGATCAGAGAACCAGTTTCCCTCTAAGAAACTGCGAAGTGCCAAAAGATTTTCTCACTACATGTTCTCAGGGCTTCATGATTTCTTTAATCCATATCCATACTACACTGTTTTACTAatgcatattatatatatactctaAAACTAAGCAGAATAATCTTTCAGCGTTCTACAAACTTAGACAATAACTGCATTCACCACTCCCATGTCACTACATGCATGCATATAAATCTCCAGCGCTGCTCTTCCCCATCAATATTATATTATGGTGCCAGATGCCAATTCCTTTGTCCAACTCTAACCAGTAATGGCTGCAAGCCTATATacgatattttttaatattataatccATAACAGTTCCCTCCATATTTAAACCAGTGGTCATCTATAAGTGTATACAGTTGTATGCATGCAAGAAAATATCATTCTAGTTGAAAAGGGAGCAGCAGGTATGACTTACGATTCTACTCTTTTATTTTCAACCATCAAGTGAAGGATGAAAAATGTGTACATATTATAGCATCATGTCAAATATCACGAGAGAAGACTTACAGAAAGACTCTTCATGATTAGATGCTCCACATCTTCAATAGAAAGTTTTGTACTGTCAGCAATGACATTTAATGGAATAGTTCGATCTTCAGAAGGACGGCTGTAAAGAAGCATGTCTTATTTCAATCACATGTAGTTCAGATGAtgctaaattttcaaatttagcaGATGGAAATAGTAAGTAAACAATGTCGAGAAAGATATCTATAAATGTACAGATACCTAAAGATGATTTCCATCAAGCAAAGGATGTTAATCTTTTCCAATAGCTTATGTTCATTCTCAACCAATGTTGGCTGAGCCCTCAAAGATGCATTATGCAAGCACACGACACAATTCTTGTTAGCGAACAAGATCACCAAGATTTAATGCCTGAAGGATATAGTAAAGCCACTCAACTGGTGTTCCCAGAAGACTCTTTATCTGTTGAAAGATTAATTGGGAGATCATTCCAAACATAATATTGAAGATAAATGCCATTGTAAATTTAATGGAAACATCGCCATTGTAAATCCAACAAATGAAAGTGCCTGAAAAAGtaaatatagaaaaacaagTTAAGGAATCACCATGCAAGTAATCGTGTTGATAGAATTTTTTCCTTTGCCCCTTAAGTTAGGAAGAGGATAACTGTGGTTTATAGGCCACATTAATTGCATTTATACTAAAACTAATTAAGAAATAACGCAAATATGGAATGGATCAAAAGCAAAATTTTAAGCCCCGACGGGGAAGACCAGAAAAGGAAATTTGACTCCAATAATAAGAATTTAGAGAAGAATGATGAACAAAGAAACTTACTGCTCCAGCTGATCACTGAATAGATTTAAGGTCAACATGCTCAAGAAAGTTTATGTGAAAACATTATTAAGAGGCACAGTGTGACAGCGCAATggtatacaaaaaaaaaacattttcaacTTATTGTATAAGAATGGATCACCATTTTGTTGAATAACAAGAAAACCATATTCCTAGCTAGAAAAATTTATTGTTGCAAGCAGTTAAATGCTATGAAAAGGATACATTTGGATTGTACTAATGGTTGCTCCAAAAAAACCTAGCAGCGCCATAAATTCAACTCGATTTGCACTCTTCACAAGAAACTCCTACATTgtatataaaaacaaaataagatgGTTAgacgataaaaaaaaatggatccATATGTTAAGATCAATGTTTTGATGCTAATAATTAAGTTGCATCTATCAAACTCTCATCCACTTCTTAAACATTTATTCACTTAAGTTTCAAAGTTTTTGCAAGAAGCTATGTTACAACCACAATGACCCCAGTCCCATTCCGCTACACTGAAATAGTGATCGAGTCTCATGACTACAGACTATATCATAAAAGGGGTGTCAAAACAGGTTATCGTTtatatgattatatatgataggaaaaatgataatcattgtttgtaaataaatcaacacCACCCTGCACAGATATAGGAAGACCAACATGGCACAGAACTCTTGCAATAAATATACGTGAACTAGATTTGAGTGAAGTGGgaaatttgatttttgtttatttgttttgaatgaTTTGAGTGCGTTTTGCATTGAATACTTGTTAAAAATCTCCAATGAAAGATGATTTTGATGGCGAAGAAAAGGGCTAACCCTGCGTTTTTGGCAGTATGACCTTCTCactattttattatttcatttttaacaACTAAAAGATGAACAAGGTCCTTTAGTTTCCCACCTGAAGGCTTCACATCCAACCATTCAAAATATGCACTCACTATAGAAGCAAACTAAATCTATCAGTTAAGACTTCAAACTGATGCATCTGTTAGTATAAAAAACAAGTCCCTAACTTTCATTTGCCAGAACAAGCCCAGAATTTTTGCAATTTCAAATCAAATATTGATCAAATTACCAACCCCtctaaattataaattcaataaaGATATTCACTTTCTGTAATTAGTTTTAAAATCAAACAATCTATAGTTTAAATACCTTGGAATAAAATGGTACCGAAGAGATTAGCAAGGATGGATGATCCTCACCTGGCCGAAGCAACCTTCACGTTAAAGGACTATCGCGCTGCCCCGTGGGAAGAATAACAATCGTCGTGGGGATCGCCTAACACCGCTATACAGAGAGTCGCCATTTTCGTTTGAAGGGAGAAGTCACTGCTGATTTGAGGTGAACTGCGGCCAAAGGAAGAAACCGTAAGGTTTCGGACTAAAGAGAAATGGAGAGAAAGACGCAAACATGGCTTAAAAACCCTAAGTTCATGAAACAAAAGAATATATACAATATGGGATTTAATCTTGGCCATCTAGTCAACTGGAATGAAATCAACGGTAGATTCCATGAAGATAAAAGACACCGTTATTAGACTAGAAAAAGCtagtaaaacaataaaaaaatgtagTGTAATGGTTAGATCAGTATTCTAGTAATGGTGATGTGGAGAGTTGGATCCCACTAAACATCATTTTGTTGTGAgcttatatatagtatatatttttcccctttttaatatttttttaaattaaaatcaaattttctCTGTTACTTCAATTTTTATTCTAtccaattttagttttaatttttttcaaaaatcaaaatatcaacttatatatttaattatttttttcttttattttttttataatatttgtttcttaaattaaaatccAATTTTCTCTTGCCTCAGTATTATGTATTCtatccaattttaattttagtttttttttcgaaaatcaaaatatcaaaacatatatatatatatatatatatatatatatatatatacttatttttatttatgaaaattacattatttatatatattattttcataaatCTATCTATAACCAAATACAAATAAACATTTAactaaaaatatgattttttttttaaatgtggaAATATATTGGTTTTAGTATATTAATTAATGATTCAAAAGTTTGACGGATTTCCCGTCAGTAATTCCGTCAGTATATGTTGATGGTCAATAAAAAACATGTTGGGAATTTTCCCGCCATAAGTTCCTGACGGATTTGTCATTCCGTCAAACATTCCGTCAAAACGTTTTGACGGAAAACATATTGACGGAATTCCGTCAATATATTTTGACGGATTTTTTTCCGTCAAAGAATTCCGTCAGTAATCTGGTATTTTCTAGTagtgaaaattttgaaaataataaatagtatTCATGAAAATCCATGCGACAAtattcaaaagtgaattataataaaacaaaaaaaaaataataaatttttttttatcatcgtCGCTTAGGAACCTAAGGGCCAAAAAAACACCAAGAGAGATTAATTGGAGAAAATCAAGACGAGTTGTTCCAGACTGTCTTGGTTTTGAACAGTGGTGAAATTAAAACTTAACTTAATTATCTTAGGATAGTCTAACTATGTTACGTCTCTAATAAGGCTTGTCCTTATCAAATTAGAATCCTATTGATCCCGTTGTTACGATCTAATTTTAACACATCACATTCACACGTAACAGAACACATTCCTTACAACATCTCATTCATACTTGCAAATAGTTCATGCGATTAGTATACCGTCGAGATCTCTAGTGTTATACACATTGTATGGATATATAGCCTCTCGATGGACATGTATAAAAAAAGTTGCATGTCTTATCCTAGATTCCATCACATCCTTTGCAATCCTTTTGATCTCTACAGTTTTCTATCATCACAATTACGCACTTATGCGTAATTACCAGATAGTAAAGTACGAAATCTTATGATGTGAACACATAAAAAACTTTCTCTTTTActatatttttttcattattatctaACTCGCTTATCTGATCGGATCGTTTTAGGCTGAATAAGACCTAATCTAGTGTGACTATCTTGGAATGAAACTCTGTAAGGATTTtaagataaaattttaaaaaactataATTTTACAAAGTGAGTTTCATACTATGAAAAGTATAAATCATATTTTATCCATCTCATGGTTGCTAAGCACACATGAGATGAAATCATGTCTTATGGTGCTCcttcatttcttttgaaaaaaGCGCATATCTTTGAGCAATACCATAAGAAAGGACTGATTCAGATGTTAGTAATCCTTTCCTCATCTCATCTTTGGGTATATCTTTTACAAGATTCTCTTATGTTGGAAGTTTTGTTTTCCTTTTGCTTTTCACTTTACTTTTAAGCCTCGTATTGCATGCTTTAGATTTTACCCTATTTTTCTTCCGCTTACTAGAGCATCCATAATGGTGTTAACAAACTTTTAGTGCCACCTAGGCACAAATAACAATGAAAGATAACACCTCACTAGAGTTGATTgtcattttaaatttttgtaaggcaaaaataataattaaaaagtaAGGATTGAACGCATAATTTTATAGGCAAAAAGTAACTTCTTTGGTAACAAAAAGTAAAATGCAGAAActtaataaaaattaagagaaaAATAGTTATCACTCATTTTGGTAATAAACCAAAATTGGTAACAAACCATCTAAAGGTTGGTTGTTACCAAATCTCTCAAAGTAAAAAGGAAGTCACAAGCTGATCTTATATATTGAAtggataaataaatatatacattgTTTTGAAACTGACTTCTGGTAACTACAGTGATATCCTAAAAGTTTCTAAATTTATGGATTATTTtccattataaaaaaacattatagACTAATTACATTTACAATAGATGGAATGGACCGACTAAATTAAGAATGCATAAATATTACTACTAGTTACGGATTTTTTTGTATgtgtaataaaatatattaaatcatTAAATAACTAATTTATTCTTAGTAATTTTCTGTGATGTAAAAGTTTTTTtagcttaaattttttttaccaaaagtctaaaaataataataataaaaaagccatataaaaaaacaaaataattctAAAATGGCATATAAAAAACCGACTGAGCAATTATTAATAACAAATTACAAATAAATTATTGTCACGTGGATTGACAACATAATCCATTATCACATAGGAGTAAAAGGACCAAAGTTTCCTCTAAAGAAATGACCAAAAAACGGATGACAAAATTTAGGGACCAATCAAAATTTACCAACTATGATTCCAACTCAGAACACGTAGTAGAGTAGCTACAAAATTCACACCAAACTAGTAGATACAATCATTAAGAAAAAAACCGATTATAATGTCAAATCGCCAATCCAAAGCTCATTTGATTAACTAATCAAATCCAAAAGGCAATTATCAGCTTTTGATCAATGACTAACTAATCGTTGATCATTGATTTCAGCTCATACATTTTCTACTAGAATCATTGTTTCTCTCTTAGctgtaatttttctattttacgCTACTTCTTCTTTGTGTATATGTAGATGAGCTTCTCCCATTTGTAAACCACGATATGGAATACAAATTCACATATTATTCAATTATTCTTTTACTTATGATGGTATTAGATACAATGCATTTCCACTATCTTTCTtctctgttttttttaatttctcatGTCATGGCTAGAATCCCTCTCAGAGAAAAGGATACACCAGACTCGGCTTATTTTTTTCCCCACACGTGGATCTGCTACCAGGTCATGGGTTGAAACATATTTTATATCAACTTCTCTATGTGAAACTAAATCTCTaacaaaatgatacttaatCTCGATGTGCTTTGACTTTCTATGGAACCATCGATCCTTAGGAAAAGCAATAGTAGATTGAATATCATTGTTAATCACCATAAGAGTATGTGAGGTACTTGTGAGCGAAAAATCGTGTTGGACTCATTTTTACACGTTATTTTAGAAAACCGCGCTTACTTATGCTAAAAAATGGACTCCTTTCGCCTTATTaatttttgtataaaaatacatttttgtaGAGCCGCCATTCGGTCAATCGAGAAATTAGTTTATCAAGTGGACTATTAAAATAAAGATTataagtccattaattttaatatcttTATCTTTTAAAACTTTATactatttcttatttttcattttatatcTTTTATCAGTAAGGATGATAACACGACGCACATTAAAGCATAATAAATACCTAATATAACTATTTGAGCTATTACAACTTTAAAATGTGGAGGGAGATACATACTTCATAAAGGGAATATAAGAGAAAATATGTCTTACTATGAAAATGAATGTACAAACGAATAAATATTAatgggtattttttttttttgaaacaagacCAAACTTCATTAAACAAGCAAATCAGAACAATAAGTTTCCTGCAACCACGGAGGCACAGAGAAAGACACAaactcgctagcattggaaaggGCATGTCGTGCAACAACATGAGCTCCCTTATTCGCTAGACGCGGGACAAAAGACACTTTAAAATCGTGTCGACTACTAAGCAAAACCTGACAATCCTGAATAATTGAACCGAACTCCGACAAGTCTAGAGCGACAGAGTTAACGTTATTGACGATGGACAACGAATCACTTTCGAAAATAACATTAATACAATTAAGGTAAACAGCCCAATACATGGAATCGCGTAAGGCTAGCGCTTCGGACACGTGCACGTCTTCAAAGAGCGGAATCACTCGACTCCGGCAAGCCATAAACGACACATCTGAAGAGCGAATAATCGCACCTAAACCCCCTCGGTTAGCAGATTTAAATAAGGCAGCGTCGCTGTTACACTTAATTGAACCGGGCGGAGGATAGGACCAACGAACATCAACATCAGTATGAATGTTCACTGTCATCCCAAGGACCTGGGCATTTCTGGCGCCGGCAAGGGCAGAGGAGCCTACGTTGTCATTTGTTGGGGCAGTAGACACAGCAAGGCCGATCCCTGAATCGGTGAATTGTGAAGCCTGCCACTCAGCAACGAACCGGAACGCCAAATGCATAGCTTGGATCGGTAATTGTAACTTACTTTCCCATACTAGAGCATTCCGTTGAATCTAAATAGTCCAGAACGTCATCGCCACCTTACTAAGAATCTCCTGGTCCATGAATTTAAACGCCTGCAAAACAGAATCCGTTAAATAATCAAGTTGGAAGGCATCCGTATTGATCCCGGATAGGTTCCAACACTCCTGGGCATAGATACAACCCACAAAGAGGTGATAGTCATATTCAACATCAGTGTGGCAGAAGGGGCAATAGGTAGGCACCGGTAAACCCCGACTAGATAGTCTGTGTCTAGTAGCCATGCAGCCTGCCGCCAATTTCCACATAAACAGCTTAATCTTTGGAGGGATGTGCAACTTCCACAATCTATCCCATCCCATATTCTCCACCATATTTTGATAACCACCACACAATGCTCTGTAACCAGATTTGCTTGTATACCTTCCATCCTTAGTAAAGTTCCACATCAAACAGTCTCCAACTTCTCTAACTGGGAGAATCATTCTACATACTAATTCGGCGTCCCTCGCATTCAACACTGACTCGACCTTGCCTCTATCCCAAATTTTCCTTCCTAGGATAAAAAGCTCAGCCACCTTCATGTCCCTGAGGGACCTTCCCATAGTATTCTGAGCCAGAAACGGAGGGTCCGTGATCACCCAGGGGTCCTTCCAAACTGACACTGACTCACCATCCCCAATTCTCCACCTCACTCCCAATTTCAGGACATCAATAGCTTTCCAAACACTCCCCCAAAtaaaactaggattattgcccaatTTGGATGAAAGGAAGGGCTCCCTAaggaaatatttagctttgaagagCTTCCCAACCAAGGTATTTGGACTAGCTAACAACTTCCAACCTTGCTTACCAAGCAGAGCAAGATTAAACTTCTGCAGGTCATGAAAACCCAATCCACCATCTCTCTTATTTCTGCTCAATCGTTCCCAACTCTGCCAATGAATCGACCTTCTCCCTCCtggtttcataccccaccaaaaggaattcattattctttccaACTCAATACAAAGGGTTTTTGACAGCTTAAATACACTCATATAAAACGTAGGTAGCACCTGAGCCACTGCCTTTATTAAGATTTCCTTTCCTGCAGCTGAAAGGAATCTAAAGCATCAGGCACTCAACCGTTTCCTCAATCTATCcttaagaaaactaaaaatAGCCACCTTAGACTTACCAAGTAGCAAAGGGAGGCCGAGGTAACCACCCGTGTCAAGGGGGTTATAGACCTGGAGCGAGCTGCAGATTGCACCCCGCAAATCAGGGCTGACATTTGGGCTAAAAAAAATACCTGATTTCTGTAGATTGACAGCTTGACCCGATGCCGCCTCATATTCTGCTAGAATTGACTCTATTTTGAGACACTCATCCATGGAAGCCCTGAAGAAAAGAAAgctatcatctgcaaagaagagATGAGTAATAGTAGGGGCACCCCTTGCAATCAAACACCTATGGATTGAGCCTTCAAAAACTG includes:
- the LOC136227789 gene encoding 26S proteasome non-ATPase regulatory subunit 13 homolog B-like isoform X1 is translated as MQLMWPINHSYPLPNLRGKGKNSINTITCMIKSLLGTPPTLVENEHKLLEKINILCLMEIIFSRPSEDRTIPLNVIADSTKLSIEDVEHLIMKSLSQVPLGYCNVWRKLAVLWTVELCQSRF
- the LOC136227789 gene encoding 26S proteasome non-ATPase regulatory subunit 13 homolog B-like isoform X2, whose protein sequence is MQLMWPINHSYPLPNLRGKGKNSINTITCMIKSLLGTPPTLVENEHKLLEKINILCLMEIIFSRPSEDRTIPLNVIADSTKLSIEDVEHLIMKSLSVPLGYCNVWRKLAVLWTVELCQSRF